The following proteins are co-located in the Leptospira weilii genome:
- a CDS encoding tetratricopeptide repeat protein — protein MNHERQKIETILKEIFDNFITESEIKFIDWDDSIKDDERERPFDSERIFYNEAVQYSEFHPLILKYVNKIIDHNLQYSILWSCEEEHAGTHAIMALALSEKKYIGDYINFLRSNDLNHEVYQSDDINALVQKWGWCEETLSLMSARCFRGQFGSDQFDEMMETGLSEFLDFPDKKDYFLLRLCEEIKNEMWYGRYDQEDVPALVSQISDIFENLDLRYPAKKIRALAKEIASAKETDKIRSQNVRDRISQGWEHIRKKEYTQAEELVRSALSEYPEDAEALYLDARLHWLSSRSVEAGLRRAQENLKRASKFNSLAISSIYNLIGYALDELSRYREAIQPFEKAAKMNPKDPVFASNIAEMYWKIGDKQIAVQYAQKAKDLGKKSELIDTILKETSEEPHS, from the coding sequence ATGAATCACGAAAGACAAAAAATCGAAACAATCTTAAAAGAAATTTTTGATAACTTTATAACAGAATCGGAAATAAAATTTATAGACTGGGACGACTCGATCAAGGATGACGAAAGAGAAAGACCTTTTGATAGCGAAAGAATATTTTATAACGAAGCCGTTCAGTATTCCGAATTTCATCCGTTGATTTTGAAATATGTAAACAAAATCATCGATCATAATCTTCAATATTCGATTCTTTGGTCGTGTGAGGAAGAACACGCAGGGACACATGCGATCATGGCATTGGCTCTTTCCGAAAAAAAATATATCGGAGACTATATAAATTTTTTGCGTTCGAATGATCTGAACCATGAAGTGTACCAAAGCGACGATATTAACGCCCTAGTTCAAAAATGGGGGTGGTGTGAAGAGACGTTATCCTTAATGTCCGCGCGTTGTTTTCGAGGTCAGTTTGGAAGCGATCAATTTGACGAAATGATGGAAACAGGACTTTCCGAATTTTTGGATTTCCCCGACAAAAAGGATTATTTTTTACTTAGATTGTGCGAAGAAATAAAAAACGAAATGTGGTATGGCAGGTATGACCAAGAGGATGTTCCCGCGCTCGTATCGCAAATCTCCGATATATTTGAAAATTTGGATTTGCGCTATCCTGCAAAAAAAATTCGAGCGCTGGCGAAAGAAATCGCTTCGGCAAAAGAAACGGATAAAATTCGTTCTCAAAACGTACGCGATCGAATAAGTCAAGGTTGGGAACACATTCGAAAAAAAGAATATACTCAAGCGGAAGAATTGGTTCGATCCGCACTCTCGGAATATCCGGAGGATGCGGAAGCTTTGTATTTGGATGCGAGACTCCACTGGTTGAGTTCCAGATCAGTAGAAGCAGGGCTCCGACGAGCCCAAGAGAATTTAAAAAGAGCCTCAAAGTTTAATTCCCTCGCAATCAGTAGTATTTATAATCTTATCGGATATGCGTTAGACGAGCTTTCTCGATACCGAGAAGCGATCCAACCCTTTGAAAAAGCGGCCAAAATGAACCCAAAGGACCCGGTTTTTGCGTCCAATATCGCTGAAATGTATTGGAAAATCGGAGATAAACAAATTGCAGTTCAATACGCACAAAAAGCGAAGGACCTCGGAAAAAAGTCGGAACTGATTGATACGATACTCAAAGAAACTTCCGAAGAGCCGCATTCGTGA
- the gcvH gene encoding glycine cleavage system protein GcvH, which translates to MAETQAPAGYLFSEKHEWVKVEGDTALIGISDFAQSALGDIVFVDLPKSGKAVKQFETFGTIESVKAAEDLYAPVGGEVIESNSALSKNPGDVNAKPFDSWMIKVKGFSTSELEKLLSPEKYRALVAKLE; encoded by the coding sequence ATGGCAGAAACACAAGCACCCGCAGGTTATCTCTTTTCGGAAAAACACGAATGGGTAAAAGTAGAAGGAGACACCGCCCTTATCGGAATTTCAGATTTTGCTCAATCCGCTCTCGGTGATATTGTCTTTGTGGATCTTCCAAAATCGGGAAAGGCCGTCAAACAGTTTGAAACCTTCGGCACAATCGAATCGGTAAAAGCGGCGGAAGATTTATACGCGCCTGTCGGCGGAGAAGTGATCGAATCCAATTCGGCTCTTTCCAAAAATCCCGGCGACGTAAACGCGAAGCCATTTGATTCTTGGATGATTAAGGTGAAAGGTTTCTCCACCTCCGAATTGGAGAAACTTTTGAGTCCCGAAAAATACAGAGCGCTCGTCGCCAAACTCGAATAA
- the gcvT gene encoding glycine cleavage system aminomethyltransferase GcvT: MSQVKRTPLYETHRALGAKMIPFGGWDMPVQYSGIIAEHNATREAAGLFDVSHMGEIFITGEPKTVLDFLESVTCNLVASLSNFQVQYNAILNENGGLVDDVTIYKFSAEKYMICSNASNYETVTAHLLKYLPASGVKVHDQSQNWHQIALQGPKANEIFSKFLGRELDSIQYYHFALLGYQGEEIIVSRTGYTGEDGFEIYSSVPFGLKLWNGLLEFGKPQGLLPCGLGARDTLRIEAKYPLYGHELNNQWTPVESGIGWIVKEKENSYFSSGKILSQKKNGAEFKIVAFALTEAGVPRENFRVLDFQGNEIGKTTSGTFSPSLKKGIGLASIRTEKIRDGEPIQIEIREQPKQAIITTKPFIPGSIRKN, encoded by the coding sequence ATGTCCCAAGTTAAAAGAACGCCACTTTATGAAACTCATCGCGCCCTTGGCGCCAAAATGATTCCTTTCGGGGGCTGGGATATGCCGGTTCAATATTCCGGAATTATCGCAGAACATAACGCAACCAGAGAGGCGGCAGGACTTTTCGACGTCTCTCATATGGGAGAAATTTTTATAACGGGCGAGCCGAAAACGGTTCTCGATTTTTTGGAATCGGTCACTTGCAACTTGGTCGCTTCTCTTTCCAATTTTCAGGTTCAATACAACGCGATCTTGAATGAAAACGGCGGACTTGTAGACGACGTTACGATCTATAAATTCTCCGCCGAAAAATATATGATCTGTTCCAACGCTTCCAACTACGAAACAGTAACCGCACACTTACTCAAATATCTGCCCGCATCCGGCGTCAAAGTGCACGATCAAAGTCAAAACTGGCACCAGATCGCCCTACAAGGCCCGAAAGCAAACGAGATCTTCTCTAAATTCTTAGGTAGAGAATTGGATTCAATTCAGTACTATCATTTCGCTCTTCTCGGCTATCAAGGAGAAGAAATCATCGTCTCCAGAACAGGATACACTGGCGAAGACGGATTTGAAATTTATTCTTCCGTTCCTTTCGGTTTAAAACTTTGGAACGGACTATTAGAATTTGGGAAACCTCAGGGACTCCTTCCATGTGGACTCGGCGCAAGAGATACTCTGAGAATTGAGGCAAAATATCCTCTTTACGGACATGAGCTCAACAACCAATGGACTCCGGTCGAATCGGGAATCGGTTGGATTGTGAAGGAAAAAGAGAATTCCTATTTCTCATCCGGGAAAATTCTTTCTCAAAAGAAAAACGGAGCCGAATTCAAAATTGTAGCGTTCGCATTAACGGAAGCGGGCGTTCCGAGAGAAAACTTCAGAGTTTTAGATTTTCAAGGAAATGAAATTGGCAAAACTACGTCCGGCACGTTTTCTCCTTCCTTGAAAAAAGGAATTGGTTTGGCTTCCATTCGAACCGAAAAAATCAGAGACGGCGAACCGATTCAGATTGAAATCCGCGAGCAACCCAAACAAGCTATCATAACAACAAAGCCTTTTATTCCGGGCAGTATCAGAAAAAATTAA
- a CDS encoding pyrimidine/purine nucleoside phosphorylase produces the protein MKQFENVTIVKKANVYYDGKVTSRTVLFQDGSKKTLGILMPGQYDFGTDEKEIMEILDGDLLVKLPGEDSWKEIKGGQSFEVPAKSRFQMDVKTISDYCCSYIV, from the coding sequence ATGAAACAATTTGAAAATGTAACGATTGTTAAAAAGGCGAATGTTTATTACGACGGAAAGGTGACAAGTAGAACCGTTCTGTTCCAGGACGGAAGCAAAAAGACTTTGGGGATTTTAATGCCGGGTCAATACGATTTCGGAACCGACGAAAAGGAAATTATGGAAATCTTGGACGGGGATTTACTCGTAAAACTTCCGGGTGAGGATTCTTGGAAGGAAATCAAAGGCGGCCAATCCTTTGAGGTTCCCGCAAAATCTAGATTTCAAATGGATGTGAAAACGATCAGCGATTATTGCTGTTCTTATATCGTTTAA
- a CDS encoding glycerophosphodiester phosphodiesterase: MEKIPFKMDTKTKARYSLKILFVLILYFGANSCSNTQIINKPLDKSLDLQGHRGARGLRPENTWPAFEEAIRYGMTTLELDTVLTKDKKIVIHHDSETNPTICQKKDGTPIVPVSLYDLTFAELKELDCGAKKNPKYPEQIPVPGTELITIEEFFVLVANIEKNNPNRPKLKFNIEVKFPDEDQETFSIEKVKDHVDLLVQAVEKAKVADRTTIQSFYIQALPVVKEKNPKIRTSALFSLTYFQGAMMKLGFGNGTREDVLKKTLEVKADIISPYFLYVTKEFVQEVHSHKISVIPWTVNDREEMRRLIDAGVDGIISDYPDRLSQAIKN; the protein is encoded by the coding sequence ATGGAAAAAATTCCGTTTAAGATGGATACAAAAACCAAAGCTAGATATTCTTTAAAAATACTATTCGTTCTAATCCTTTACTTTGGAGCAAATTCCTGTTCGAACACACAAATTATCAACAAACCCTTGGATAAAAGTTTGGACCTACAGGGTCACCGGGGTGCGAGAGGTTTAAGGCCTGAAAATACTTGGCCCGCTTTTGAAGAAGCGATTCGATATGGAATGACCACCTTGGAATTGGATACGGTTTTAACCAAAGATAAGAAAATTGTAATTCATCACGATTCGGAAACGAATCCTACGATTTGCCAAAAGAAGGACGGAACGCCGATCGTTCCCGTTTCTTTGTACGACTTAACGTTTGCCGAGCTGAAAGAGCTGGATTGCGGAGCGAAAAAAAATCCGAAATACCCCGAACAGATTCCCGTTCCCGGAACCGAATTGATTACGATCGAAGAATTTTTCGTTCTTGTTGCAAACATCGAGAAGAACAATCCGAATCGGCCGAAATTAAAATTCAACATTGAAGTAAAATTTCCGGACGAAGATCAAGAGACGTTTTCCATTGAAAAAGTAAAGGATCACGTAGACTTATTGGTCCAAGCCGTAGAAAAAGCGAAAGTTGCAGACCGAACTACGATTCAATCTTTTTACATACAAGCGCTCCCCGTCGTAAAAGAAAAAAATCCGAAGATTAGGACGAGCGCTCTTTTTTCTCTTACTTATTTTCAAGGGGCGATGATGAAATTGGGATTCGGAAATGGGACGCGCGAAGACGTTCTCAAAAAGACCCTTGAAGTAAAGGCGGATATCATTTCCCCTTATTTTTTATACGTAACGAAAGAATTCGTGCAGGAAGTTCATTCTCATAAAATATCAGTGATTCCTTGGACAGTCAATGATCGGGAAGAAATGAGAAGACTGATAGATGCGGGAGTCGACGGAATTATCAGCGATTATCCGGATCGACTGTCTCAAGCGATTAAGAATTAA
- a CDS encoding IS5 family transposase (programmed frameshift), with product MDKYYSEIPEGLWKQIAPLIPKEKSKPKGGRNRVPTRVVMAGIIYRMKTGCQWRAIPNDFGSGQTCHRRFQEWERAGVFKKIYKSILKYYDVKNKIAWDWASMDSAMVKAPKGGVLTGKNPTDRAKLGVKRHILTDGNGIPLAITLSGANVHDKRNVKDTLNSILVFSGRKRKKTKHLCLDKGYDFKDIEALIKRRNIRLHIRKKGEKPLIGKYKGKPKRWVVERTNNWHNRFRAILIRWERKAENYLASLYLASSIIVFNFFNR from the exons ATGGACAAATATTATTCAGAGATTCCCGAGGGACTTTGGAAACAAATAGCCCCTTTGATCCCAAAAGAGAAGTCAAAGCCGAAAGGTGGTCGCAATCGCGTTCCAACAAGAGTCGTAATGGCAGGTATCATCTATCGAATGAAAACAGGCTGTCAGTGGCGCGCAATTCCGAATGACTTTGGGTCGGGTCAAACTTGTCACAGAAGATTTCAAGAATGGGAACGAGCGGGAGTATTCAAAAAGATTTATAAATCTATTTTAAAATATTATGATGTGAAGAATAAGATAGCTTGGGATTGGGCTTCGATGGATTCCGCAATGGTCAAGGCTCCCAAAGGGGGAGTTT TAACCGGGAAAAATCCTACAGACCGTGCCAAATTGGGAGTTAAACGGCATATTCTTACGGATGGAAACGGAATTCCATTGGCAATTACGTTGAGCGGAGCGAACGTTCATGATAAACGCAATGTAAAAGATACATTGAATTCCATCTTGGTTTTTTCCGGAAGAAAAAGAAAAAAAACAAAACACCTTTGTTTAGATAAAGGTTATGACTTCAAAGATATAGAAGCATTGATCAAAAGAAGAAACATTCGACTTCATATTCGGAAAAAAGGTGAAAAACCTCTCATTGGTAAATACAAAGGAAAACCTAAACGTTGGGTCGTTGAAAGAACAAATAATTGGCATAATCGATTCAGAGCTATTTTGATTCGCTGGGAAAGAAAAGCAGAAAACTATCTGGCTTCTCTTTATCTTGCAAGCTCAATCATTGTTTTTAACTTTTTTAATAGGTAG
- a CDS encoding PAS domain-containing sensor histidine kinase, whose product MELIQEILDNTEDKISFVEFIPYPVLLSRVKGNQFQTLYLNRSFREIIGYKVKEIPTIEDWFVQAYPDENYREKVKLDWLTEVGEIRKSEKHSIVMKTKIRTKSNGERWFHLRSTEFGELNAFAFQDIHDLETLNLELIRSNSFKSQLLSILAHDLRTPLIQIISLISLFKNEEIPSIDLYQHLSKLNLQTHLTIDLIDNTLNWVKTNSKNIVTNKISFDPIPIMEEITMLYNDCIRLKCLQVNLEFDENFKVFSDVNIFKMIVRNLFVNALKFSNSGGKIFLRGTIFPDCQRISVVDEGIGISAEELEKIFSKEFYSSIGTLNENGSGLGIKLCRDFAQLIDAEFCLKSEKYRGTCASLVFK is encoded by the coding sequence ATGGAATTGATTCAGGAAATTTTAGACAACACAGAGGATAAAATCAGTTTCGTGGAATTTATTCCTTATCCCGTGTTGCTCTCGAGAGTGAAAGGAAATCAATTCCAAACTCTTTATCTGAATCGAAGTTTCCGAGAAATCATAGGCTATAAAGTTAAGGAAATCCCCACTATAGAAGATTGGTTTGTACAAGCCTATCCGGACGAGAATTATAGAGAGAAGGTCAAATTAGATTGGCTGACCGAAGTCGGTGAGATAAGAAAAAGCGAAAAACATAGCATTGTAATGAAGACAAAAATTCGGACCAAATCGAACGGAGAAAGATGGTTCCACCTACGGAGCACAGAGTTCGGAGAGTTAAATGCGTTTGCATTTCAGGATATTCACGATCTTGAAACTTTGAATTTAGAGCTAATTCGCAGCAATTCCTTCAAATCTCAATTACTATCTATTCTTGCGCATGACTTAAGAACGCCTCTGATACAGATCATTTCTTTGATTTCTCTGTTTAAAAATGAGGAAATTCCTTCCATCGATCTTTATCAGCATCTTTCAAAATTAAACCTTCAAACCCATCTTACGATCGACTTGATTGACAACACGTTGAATTGGGTGAAAACGAACTCGAAAAATATCGTAACGAACAAAATTTCCTTCGATCCGATCCCGATCATGGAGGAAATCACGATGCTTTATAACGATTGCATCCGACTTAAATGTCTTCAAGTTAATCTGGAGTTTGACGAGAATTTTAAAGTATTCAGTGATGTGAATATTTTCAAAATGATTGTTCGTAACTTATTCGTAAATGCGCTTAAATTCTCAAATTCCGGTGGAAAGATTTTTCTAAGAGGAACAATTTTTCCGGATTGTCAACGTATTTCAGTAGTCGACGAAGGTATAGGAATATCCGCCGAGGAATTAGAAAAGATTTTTTCCAAAGAATTCTATTCCTCAATCGGAACTCTCAATGAAAACGGATCCGGGCTCGGAATTAAACTTTGTAGAGACTTTGCTCAGTTGATCGATGCAGAATTTTGCCTGAAAAGTGAAAAGTACAGAGGAACTTGTGCGAGTTTGGTTTTTAAGTGA
- a CDS encoding GFA family protein — MSLKNYNGSCHCGKVRYELALDLSKGTSKCNCSYCSKVRNWSSMVKPEALRLLSGENELQTYQFGTKSAIHKFCKNCGVRMFTEGYLEELGGAFISVSLATLDNIDLEELVAAPLWYADGLHNNWRKQPAEIRHL; from the coding sequence ATGAGTTTGAAAAATTACAACGGAAGCTGTCATTGTGGTAAGGTTCGTTACGAGTTGGCTCTCGATCTTTCCAAGGGAACTAGCAAATGCAATTGTTCTTATTGTTCCAAAGTAAGAAATTGGAGTTCTATGGTAAAACCGGAAGCATTACGTCTGCTCTCCGGAGAAAACGAACTTCAAACCTATCAATTTGGAACAAAAAGTGCGATCCATAAATTTTGTAAAAACTGCGGAGTGAGAATGTTTACCGAAGGTTATCTTGAAGAGTTAGGAGGAGCGTTTATCAGCGTAAGTTTAGCTACATTAGATAATATAGACCTCGAAGAATTGGTTGCGGCACCTCTTTGGTATGCGGACGGACTTCATAACAACTGGCGGAAACAACCTGCTGAAATACGTCACCTCTGA
- the gcvP gene encoding aminomethyl-transferring glycine dehydrogenase — translation MNVNSTLQNQNITNLERVSTDPLDTFPRRHIGPDSQQIGGMLKKLGLSSLEELVDKAVPAGIRLEKELDLPKASTEHKILQDLKNIASQNQVFRSYIGAGYNACIIPSVIQRNILENPGWYTAYTPYQAEISQGRLEALLNFQTMIVDLTGLEISNASLLDEGTAAAEAMFLAYSVRKNETAKKFFVSELCHPQTIDVVVTRANPLGIEVEIGNHEILELNEDFFGVLLQYPATDGRIIDYTSFIQRAHNVGAVSAVAADLLALTLLKSPGEMGADIALGSSQRFGLPLGFGGPHAGYFATKDEFKRSMPGRLIGVSKDSQGNPGLRLSLQTREQHIRRDKATSNICTAQVLLAVISSMYAVYHGPEGLKNIATRIHKFTSILADALKSSGFTISNDSFFDTITIQAGAKAKDILNRARSERINLREYKDGRIGIALDETVDSEDIKDLFRIFQVKQSDIEKLFSDSGNISDSFKRGSSYLTHPVFQSFHTETKMLRYIRKLESRDLSLTTSMIPLGSCTMKLNATTEMYPVTWPEFGAIHPFAPSDQTKGYKIIFERLEKWLCEITGFAGVSLQPNAGSQGEYAGLLAIRKYHESRKETHRNVCLIPISAHGTNPASAAMAGFKVVVVSCDQNGNVDLEDLKIKADQHKNDLAALMITYPSTHGVFEESVKEICQIVHSRGGQVYMDGANMNAQVGLTSPGEIGADVCHLNLHKTFCIPHGGGGPGVGPIGVAKHLVPFLPGHVLVDNTTGNEHGAVSAAPWGSASILLISWIYIALMGSEGLTNATRISILNANYIAKRLEKAYPILYKGKNGFVAHECILDVRPFKKTAGIEVEDVAKRLIDYGFHAPTMSFPVPGTLMIEPTESESLEELDRFCEAMLLIHQEILDVQNGALDKTDNPLKNSPHTAAMVTSDRWDHLYPRERAAYPASWLRDHKFWPYVGRVDNVYGDRNLVCSCLPIESYQ, via the coding sequence ATGAACGTAAACTCCACGCTCCAAAACCAAAACATAACTAATCTTGAAAGGGTAAGTACGGATCCCTTAGATACTTTTCCAAGAAGACATATCGGACCGGATTCACAACAGATCGGTGGGATGTTAAAAAAATTGGGGCTTTCTTCTCTGGAGGAGCTGGTCGATAAAGCGGTCCCCGCGGGAATTCGTCTCGAAAAGGAACTAGATCTACCCAAGGCTTCCACCGAACACAAGATCCTTCAGGATTTGAAAAATATCGCTTCTCAAAATCAAGTTTTTCGTTCTTACATCGGAGCGGGTTATAATGCCTGCATCATTCCCAGCGTAATTCAAAGAAACATTCTCGAAAATCCTGGTTGGTATACCGCGTACACTCCCTATCAAGCGGAGATTTCCCAAGGTCGTCTCGAGGCTCTTTTGAATTTTCAGACGATGATCGTCGATCTGACCGGGCTTGAGATTTCAAACGCTTCCCTTTTGGACGAAGGAACCGCGGCGGCGGAAGCGATGTTTCTCGCGTATTCGGTTCGCAAAAATGAAACCGCTAAAAAATTCTTTGTGTCGGAACTCTGTCATCCTCAAACCATCGATGTGGTCGTTACAAGAGCCAATCCGCTCGGAATCGAGGTTGAAATCGGAAACCACGAAATACTGGAATTAAATGAGGATTTCTTCGGGGTTCTTCTTCAATATCCTGCGACCGACGGAAGAATAATCGATTACACTTCTTTTATTCAAAGAGCACATAACGTTGGAGCGGTTTCCGCAGTTGCCGCCGACCTTTTAGCTCTTACTCTTCTCAAATCTCCCGGAGAAATGGGAGCCGATATCGCCCTCGGTTCCTCTCAAAGATTCGGCCTTCCTTTGGGATTCGGCGGCCCCCACGCGGGTTACTTTGCGACCAAGGACGAATTCAAACGAAGTATGCCGGGAAGATTGATTGGAGTTTCCAAAGATTCCCAAGGAAATCCGGGACTCAGACTTTCTCTTCAAACCAGAGAACAACATATTCGAAGAGACAAGGCTACAAGTAATATCTGCACGGCCCAGGTTTTACTTGCGGTTATTTCTTCTATGTATGCGGTTTATCACGGGCCGGAAGGGCTTAAAAATATTGCGACTCGAATTCATAAATTCACTTCAATTCTTGCAGACGCATTAAAGTCTTCGGGTTTTACGATTTCAAACGATTCTTTCTTCGATACAATTACGATTCAAGCAGGCGCAAAAGCGAAAGATATTTTGAATAGGGCTCGTTCCGAAAGAATCAACCTAAGGGAATACAAGGACGGAAGGATCGGGATCGCGTTAGATGAAACTGTGGATTCCGAAGATATCAAAGATCTGTTCAGAATTTTCCAAGTGAAGCAGTCGGATATAGAAAAACTTTTTTCAGATTCGGGAAATATTTCCGATTCCTTCAAAAGAGGCTCTTCTTACCTAACCCATCCCGTATTTCAATCATTTCATACGGAAACGAAAATGCTTCGTTATATTCGTAAACTTGAATCTAGAGATCTTTCCCTGACGACCTCGATGATTCCGCTTGGTTCTTGTACGATGAAACTCAACGCTACGACGGAAATGTATCCGGTTACCTGGCCTGAATTCGGAGCAATTCATCCGTTTGCGCCTTCCGATCAGACCAAAGGGTACAAGATCATCTTTGAGCGATTGGAAAAATGGCTTTGCGAGATTACTGGATTCGCGGGAGTTTCCTTACAGCCGAACGCGGGTTCTCAGGGAGAATACGCCGGTCTTTTAGCAATTCGAAAGTATCACGAAAGTAGAAAAGAAACCCATAGAAACGTTTGTTTGATTCCGATCTCCGCCCACGGAACCAATCCTGCAAGCGCGGCGATGGCGGGCTTTAAGGTCGTAGTCGTTTCCTGCGATCAAAACGGAAACGTAGACTTGGAAGATCTAAAAATAAAAGCAGACCAACATAAGAACGATCTCGCCGCCTTGATGATCACCTATCCTTCCACTCACGGAGTGTTCGAAGAATCCGTAAAAGAAATCTGTCAAATCGTTCACTCTCGCGGCGGACAGGTTTATATGGACGGAGCGAACATGAACGCTCAAGTCGGATTAACAAGTCCGGGAGAAATCGGAGCGGATGTTTGTCATCTCAACTTACATAAAACTTTTTGCATACCTCACGGAGGAGGAGGTCCCGGCGTAGGTCCGATCGGAGTCGCAAAACATCTCGTTCCATTTTTACCCGGACACGTACTAGTAGATAATACGACCGGTAACGAACACGGAGCGGTTTCTGCGGCGCCTTGGGGGAGTGCGAGTATCCTTTTGATTTCTTGGATTTACATCGCTCTGATGGGATCCGAAGGCCTTACGAATGCGACTCGGATTTCGATTCTAAACGCGAACTACATCGCAAAACGTTTGGAAAAAGCTTATCCGATTCTCTACAAAGGAAAGAACGGTTTTGTCGCTCACGAATGTATTCTCGATGTAAGGCCGTTTAAAAAAACCGCAGGAATCGAAGTGGAAGACGTTGCAAAAAGATTGATCGATTACGGTTTTCACGCGCCTACTATGTCTTTTCCCGTTCCGGGAACGTTGATGATCGAACCGACAGAATCCGAATCTTTGGAAGAATTGGATCGTTTCTGCGAAGCGATGTTGCTCATCCATCAGGAAATTCTGGACGTTCAAAACGGCGCTCTGGACAAAACTGATAACCCGTTGAAGAACTCTCCGCATACCGCGGCAATGGTGACTTCCGATCGTTGGGATCATTTGTATCCGAGAGAACGCGCGGCGTATCCCGCTTCTTGGCTGAGAGATCATAAATTCTGGCCTTATGTGGGAAGAGTGGATAACGTGTACGGGGATCGGAATTTAGTTTGTTCTTGTCTTCCGATCGAAAGTTATCAGTGA
- a CDS encoding LA_0364 family Cys-rich lipoprotein, which produces MNKILILIFGLLLVFFAASCNDIIPVEECKKEKCGERLRACFQAVALKDISTPASNKEPYAAVDGAIACSFIDGFCKADCKFKNPIYYSSL; this is translated from the coding sequence ATGAATAAAATATTGATTCTTATTTTCGGACTTCTTTTGGTTTTTTTCGCTGCTTCCTGTAATGACATTATTCCCGTCGAAGAATGTAAGAAAGAAAAATGTGGAGAAAGATTGCGGGCTTGTTTTCAGGCAGTGGCTCTGAAGGATATTTCCACTCCCGCTTCAAATAAGGAACCTTATGCGGCAGTTGATGGTGCCATAGCCTGTTCGTTTATAGATGGTTTTTGTAAAGCCGACTGCAAATTCAAAAATCCTATTTACTACTCATCTCTATAA